Below is a window of Halobaculum lipolyticum DNA.
GCGACCCGGCGACCGATCCCCGACCCCTTCGTCGTCTCGGAGGGCCTTTGTACGCGCCCGCCGCACGTCGAGCCATGCGAATCGACTCGCGCGGCCGCGGCGAGGAGGGGCGCGAGCGCCTGACGGTCGTCCCGGAGACCACCGACGACCTCTGGCACCTCTCGCACGTCCTCGAACCCGGCGACTTCGTCGAGGCGGACACGACACGCCGGGTCACCCGCGACGACGATCAACTGCGCGACAAAGGCGGCGAGCGCGAGCACATGCGCGTCACCATCGAGGTGGAGGACGTGGAGTTCGCCCGCTTCGCCAACCGCCTGCGCGTCGGCGGCGTCATCGTCGGCTGCTCGCGCGAGGACGAGATCGGGCACCACCACACGCTCAACGTCGAGGAGCGGTCCGACATCACCATCGAGAAGCACTTCCAGGCCGACCAGATCGAGCGCATCGAGGAGGCCGAGGAAGCGACCGGCGCGCCCGACGTCGCCATCGCGACCGTCGAGGAGGGCGCGGCGTACGTCCACACCGTCCAGCAGTACGGCACCGAGGAGTACGCCAGCTTCACCAAGCCGACCGGGAAAGGCGAGTACGCCCGTCCCCGCGACGAACTGTTCGACGAACTCGGGTCGGCGCTGTCGCACCTCGACGCCGAAGCCGTGATCCTCGCCGGTCCCGGCTTCACGAAGAACGACGCCCACGACTACATCGACGAGCACTACCGCGACCTGAGCGACCGGATCTCGGTGGTCGACACCTCCGCCGCGGGCGACCGGGGCGTCCACGAGGTGCTCAAACGCGGCGCCGTCGACGAGGTGCAACGCGAGACGCGGATCGCCCGCGAGGCCGAGTTGATCGACGAACTGACCGAGCGGATGGCGCAGGGGGCGAAGGCGACGTACGGGGTGAACGAGACGATGGAGGCCGCGGAGTTCGGCGCCATCGAGACGCTCCTCATCGTCGACGAACGCCTCCGCGCCGAGCGCCAGGGGGAGGGCGACTGGGAGATCGACGTGAACGACCTCGTCTCGACGGCCGAGCAGAAGGGCGGCGACGTCGTCGTCTTCTCAGGCGAGTTCGCGCCGGGCCAACAGCTCCGGAACCTCGGCGGCGTCGCCGCCCTGTTGCGGTACCGCCTCCAGTGACGATGCCCGGCGACGACGCTCCGGGCGACGACGCTTCGGGCGCCGGCTCGTCCGGCGACCTCGCGCCCGCCGCCGCCGACTGGACCGCCGTCGTGGTCGCCGGCGAGGACGACTGGGACGCCGTGGTCGACCTCCGGATGCGCGTGTTCGTCGACGAGCAGGGGGTCCCCGAGGAACTGGAACTGGACGAACACGACGACGACCCCGTGGCTTCCGACGTGGACCACCTGCTCGTGCGTGACGCCGCCGGCGACGCGGTGGCGGTCGCCCGGCTCCGGGCCGTCGACGGCGCCGACTACGGGAGCGACGCCGACCGGGTGGCGAAGGTCGAACGCGTCGTCGTCGCCCGCGACCGCCGGGGCGAAGGGTGGGGCGGCCGCGTGATGGCCGCCGCCGAGACCCGTGCCCGCGAGCGCGGACTCGGCGAGGCGGTGTTGCACGCACAGACGCGAGCGGCCGGGTTCTACGAGCGGCTCGGGTACGCCGTCGACGACGCGGTCGGCGTGTTCGAGGAGGACGGTATCGACCACGTCCGGATGCGGAAGGCGCTGTAGCGACGGGCGCCCACCCGGGAGCGACGCGGGACGCCGTCGCCGCAGCCCGAAGCTACAAGACGAACGTCAGAGACGCACACGCACACATGGCCCTCCCGAACCGCTACCGGCGCCACCTCATGTGGGCGACGCTCGCGTTCGGCTTCCTGTTCGTCAACTTCTTCAGGAACTCGACGGCGGTGCTGGCGGGCGACCTCGCCGCCGTCTTCGACGCGACGGCCGCCGAGTTGGGCCTGCTCCACTCGTCGTTCTTCTACGTGTACGCGGCCGCACAACTCCCCTCGGGCCTGCTCGTGGACCGCTTCGGGCCGCGCCGGGTCGTCTCCGTCGGGCTGGCAGGGATGGCCGTCGGCGTCGCGGGCTTCGCCGCCGCCGACACGTTCGCGCTTGGCTTCGCCGCGCGCTTCCTCGCGGGGCTGAGCGGGGCGGCCATCTACGTCGCCGTGCTCCGCTTCTGTGCGAACTGGTACGCCCCCGGCGAGTTCGCCACGATGACTGGGTTCACCATCGCCGCCGCGGGTATCGGGGGAGTGCTCGCGACCACGCCGTTGGCGCTGGCGGCGGGCGTCGCCGGCTGGCGAGCGGTGCTGTTCGTCTCCGCGGGCGGCGTGTTCCTCGCCGCGGTCGCGGTCGGGGCGTACGTCCGCGACCGGCCGGCCGAGGCGGCCGACCGGCCCGCGGGTGCCGACTCCGGCACCGACCACGACTCGCTCCGGGAGGTGCTCGCGGGCGCCCGGCGCGTCCTCGCCGACGTCGACACGTGGCTGATGGGCGTGATGTTGTTCCTGATCTTCGGACTCAACTTCACCGTCGTCGGGCTGTGGGGGGTCCCCTACATCGTGAACCTGTACGACGTCCCCGTCTCGACGGCGGCGACGGCGGTGTTGGCGGCCAACGTCGGCTTCGCCGTCGGCTCGCCCGCCTTCGGCGCGCTCTCGGACCGCACGGGGCGACGGACGGGGGTGATCCTCGGGTCCTGTGTCGTGTTCCTGCTCGCGTACGGCGTCATCTTCCTGACCGTGACCCCGCCACTCGCGGTGGTGGGTCTGGTCCTGTTCGTGGGGATGGGCGTCACCGGGGGCGCGTCCGTCGCCTACACGGTCGCCAAGGAGCGCCACGTCGGCGACAGCGGCGCCGCGACGGGGACCATCAACGGGATGGCGTACTTCGGCGCGGCGGTGTTCCCGGCCGTGCTCGGCGCCGTGCTCGACGCCTACTGGACCGGCCGCGTCGTCGACGGTGCCCGCGCGTACTCGGCTCAGGGGTACCGCCTCGCCTTCGGCGTCGTCGTCGCCGGCGGCGTCGTCGCCGTGGCGTGTGCGGCGGCGCTGCACCTGCGCGTCCAGCGGCGGGAGCGTGCGGACGCCGGCGCCCCGTCGGCGCCGGGCGACGACTGATCCGGATCAGGGACGGCCGAACAGCGCGACTCCCGCCCGGAGTACCGACACGGCCGCGAGGACGACGCCGACCGCGACGACGGCGTACGCGCCGACGGCCAGCACCTCCGTCTCGCCCGCCGACACCGAGAGCGCGACGGCGCCGACCGCGACCACGAGCGTCCCGAACGCCAGCGTGCCCTCGACGGCCGCGACCCCGAACGCGACGCCTCTCGGACGGTCGCCGTCGGCGGCGTATCCGGCCGCTCCGTGGACCACGCGGGCGACGACGAGGAGCCACGAGAGGATCACACAGACCAGCGTCGCGACGATCGCATTCCCGAGCCGTCGACCGCCCGGATCCGGCGGCGCCCCCGGGCCGACGGCCGCGGCGAGGCCGCCGACGGCGACGGC
It encodes the following:
- a CDS encoding mRNA surveillance protein pelota, yielding MRIDSRGRGEEGRERLTVVPETTDDLWHLSHVLEPGDFVEADTTRRVTRDDDQLRDKGGEREHMRVTIEVEDVEFARFANRLRVGGVIVGCSREDEIGHHHTLNVEERSDITIEKHFQADQIERIEEAEEATGAPDVAIATVEEGAAYVHTVQQYGTEEYASFTKPTGKGEYARPRDELFDELGSALSHLDAEAVILAGPGFTKNDAHDYIDEHYRDLSDRISVVDTSAAGDRGVHEVLKRGAVDEVQRETRIAREAELIDELTERMAQGAKATYGVNETMEAAEFGAIETLLIVDERLRAERQGEGDWEIDVNDLVSTAEQKGGDVVVFSGEFAPGQQLRNLGGVAALLRYRLQ
- a CDS encoding GNAT family N-acetyltransferase; the protein is MPGDDAPGDDASGAGSSGDLAPAAADWTAVVVAGEDDWDAVVDLRMRVFVDEQGVPEELELDEHDDDPVASDVDHLLVRDAAGDAVAVARLRAVDGADYGSDADRVAKVERVVVARDRRGEGWGGRVMAAAETRARERGLGEAVLHAQTRAAGFYERLGYAVDDAVGVFEEDGIDHVRMRKAL
- a CDS encoding MFS transporter, yielding MALPNRYRRHLMWATLAFGFLFVNFFRNSTAVLAGDLAAVFDATAAELGLLHSSFFYVYAAAQLPSGLLVDRFGPRRVVSVGLAGMAVGVAGFAAADTFALGFAARFLAGLSGAAIYVAVLRFCANWYAPGEFATMTGFTIAAAGIGGVLATTPLALAAGVAGWRAVLFVSAGGVFLAAVAVGAYVRDRPAEAADRPAGADSGTDHDSLREVLAGARRVLADVDTWLMGVMLFLIFGLNFTVVGLWGVPYIVNLYDVPVSTAATAVLAANVGFAVGSPAFGALSDRTGRRTGVILGSCVVFLLAYGVIFLTVTPPLAVVGLVLFVGMGVTGGASVAYTVAKERHVGDSGAATGTINGMAYFGAAVFPAVLGAVLDAYWTGRVVDGARAYSAQGYRLAFGVVVAGGVVAVACAAALHLRVQRRERADAGAPSAPGDD